From Cronobacter turicensis z3032, the proteins below share one genomic window:
- the glmS gene encoding Glucosamine--fructose-6-phosphate aminotransferase [isomerizing] → MCGIVGAVAQRDIAEILLEGLRRLEYRGYDSAGLAVVDSAGHMTRLRRLGKVQMLVQAAEEHPLHGGTGIAHTRWATHGEPSEGNAHPHVSGHIVVVHNGIIENHEPLRELLKTRGYEFVTETDTEVIAHLVHWELEQGGTLREAVLRAIPQLRGAYGTVIMDNRDPSVLLAARSGSPLVIGLGVGENFIASDQLALLPVTRRFIFLEEGDIAEVTRRSVAIFNTHGESVSRPEIESNVQYDAGDKGIYRHYMQKEIYEQPNAIKNTLAGRISHGEVDLSELGPNADELLSQVEHIQIVACGTSYNSGMVSRYWFEALAGVPCDVEIASEFRYRKSAVRRNSLMITLSQSGETADTLAALRLSKELGYLGSLAICNVPGSSLVRESSLALMTKAGTEIGVASTKAFTTQLTVLLMLVAKLGRLKGADAAIEHDIVHGLQALPSRIEQMLSQDKRIEALAEDFSDKHHALFLGRGDQYPIALEGALKLKEISYIHAEAYAAGELKHGPLALIDADMPVIVVAPNNELLEKLKSNIEEVRARGGVLYVFADQDAGFSSSDNMNIIPMPHVEDVIAPIFYTVPLQLLAYHVALIKGTDVDQPRNLAKSVTVE, encoded by the coding sequence ATGTGTGGAATTGTTGGCGCTGTAGCGCAACGTGATATTGCTGAAATCCTTCTCGAAGGTTTGCGTCGTCTGGAGTACCGCGGCTATGACTCCGCCGGTCTCGCCGTCGTGGACAGCGCGGGGCATATGACCCGCCTGCGCCGTCTGGGCAAAGTGCAGATGCTGGTGCAGGCGGCGGAAGAACACCCGCTGCACGGCGGCACCGGTATCGCGCACACCCGCTGGGCGACCCACGGCGAACCGTCAGAAGGCAACGCGCACCCGCATGTCTCCGGACATATCGTCGTGGTGCATAACGGCATTATCGAAAACCACGAACCGCTGCGCGAACTGTTGAAAACGCGCGGCTACGAATTCGTCACCGAAACCGACACCGAAGTGATCGCGCATCTGGTGCACTGGGAGCTGGAGCAAGGCGGTACGCTGCGTGAAGCGGTGCTGCGCGCCATTCCTCAGCTGCGCGGCGCTTACGGCACCGTCATCATGGATAACCGCGATCCGAGCGTTCTGCTGGCGGCCCGTTCCGGCAGCCCGCTGGTGATTGGTCTCGGCGTGGGCGAGAACTTTATCGCCTCCGATCAGCTGGCGCTGCTGCCGGTCACCCGTCGCTTTATCTTCCTCGAAGAGGGGGATATCGCCGAAGTGACCCGCCGCTCCGTCGCGATTTTCAACACCCACGGCGAAAGCGTTTCCCGCCCGGAAATCGAATCTAACGTGCAGTATGACGCCGGCGATAAAGGCATCTACCGCCACTACATGCAAAAAGAGATCTACGAACAGCCGAACGCGATTAAAAACACGCTGGCCGGGCGCATCAGCCACGGCGAGGTGGATTTAAGCGAGCTGGGTCCGAACGCCGACGAACTGCTCTCGCAGGTTGAGCATATTCAGATTGTCGCGTGCGGCACCTCGTATAACTCCGGTATGGTCTCCCGCTACTGGTTTGAAGCGCTGGCAGGCGTGCCGTGCGATGTCGAAATCGCCTCGGAATTCCGCTATCGCAAATCCGCCGTGCGTCGCAACAGCCTGATGATCACGCTGTCGCAGTCCGGCGAAACCGCAGATACCCTCGCGGCGCTGCGTCTGTCCAAAGAGCTGGGTTATCTTGGTTCGCTGGCCATCTGTAACGTACCGGGCTCTTCGCTGGTGCGTGAGTCCTCGCTGGCGCTGATGACCAAAGCCGGTACGGAAATCGGCGTGGCGTCCACCAAAGCGTTCACCACGCAGCTGACCGTGTTGCTGATGCTGGTGGCGAAACTGGGTCGCCTGAAAGGCGCTGACGCCGCCATTGAGCACGATATCGTGCATGGCCTGCAGGCGTTGCCGAGCCGCATCGAGCAGATGCTCTCTCAGGACAAACGCATCGAAGCGCTGGCGGAAGATTTCTCCGACAAGCACCACGCGCTGTTCCTGGGCCGCGGCGATCAGTACCCGATCGCGCTGGAAGGCGCGCTGAAGCTTAAAGAGATCTCCTACATCCACGCCGAAGCCTATGCGGCGGGCGAGCTCAAGCATGGCCCGCTGGCGCTGATTGACGCCGATATGCCGGTTATCGTGGTGGCGCCGAACAACGAACTGCTGGAAAAACTGAAGTCCAACATCGAAGAAGTTCGCGCCCGTGGCGGCGTGCTGTATGTCTTCGCCGATCAGGACGCCGGCTTCAGCAGCAGCGACAACATGAACATCATCCCGATGCCGCATGTTGAAGACGTTATCGCGCCGATCTTCTACACGGTTCCGCTGCAATTGCTGGCCTATCACGTCGCGCTGATCAAAGGCACCGATGTTGACCAGCCGCGTAACCTGGCGAAATCCGTCACGGTGGAATAA
- the pstS gene encoding Phosphate-binding protein pstS — MTGAGATFPAPVYAKWADTYQKETGNKVNYQGIGSSGGVKQIIANTVDFGASDAPLSDEKLQQEGLFQFPTVIGGVVLAVNLPGFKSGELVLDGKTLGDIYLGKIKKWDDEAIAKLNPGKKLPSQNIAVVRRADGSGTSFVFTSYLAKVNDEWKSKIGSGSTVNWPTGLGGKGNDGIAAFVQRLPGSIGYVEYAYAKQNNLTYTKLVSADGKPVAPTEESFANAAKGADWSKSFAQDLTNQKGDDAWPITSTTFILVHKEQKKPEQGAEVLKFFDWAYKSGAKQANDLDYASLPDSVVEQVRAAWKTNVKDSSGKALY; from the coding sequence CTGACTGGCGCGGGCGCAACATTCCCGGCGCCGGTGTATGCCAAATGGGCGGATACCTACCAGAAAGAAACGGGTAACAAGGTAAACTACCAGGGTATCGGCTCCTCCGGTGGCGTGAAACAAATTATTGCTAACACTGTTGATTTTGGTGCTTCTGACGCGCCGCTTTCTGACGAAAAATTACAGCAAGAAGGTCTTTTCCAGTTCCCGACCGTGATCGGCGGCGTGGTGCTGGCGGTTAACCTGCCGGGCTTCAAGTCTGGCGAGCTGGTGCTGGATGGCAAAACCCTCGGCGACATCTACCTTGGCAAAATCAAGAAGTGGGATGACGAGGCTATCGCCAAACTGAACCCGGGCAAAAAACTGCCTTCTCAGAACATCGCCGTGGTGCGCCGCGCTGACGGTTCCGGTACGTCCTTCGTCTTCACCAGCTACCTGGCGAAAGTAAACGACGAGTGGAAATCTAAAATCGGCTCTGGCTCTACCGTTAACTGGCCGACCGGTCTCGGCGGTAAAGGTAACGACGGTATCGCCGCGTTCGTACAGCGTCTGCCGGGCTCTATCGGTTACGTGGAATACGCGTATGCCAAGCAGAACAACCTGACCTACACCAAACTGGTTTCCGCTGACGGCAAACCGGTCGCGCCGACCGAAGAGAGCTTCGCCAACGCCGCCAAAGGCGCTGACTGGAGCAAATCCTTCGCGCAGGACCTGACCAATCAGAAAGGCGACGACGCGTGGCCAATCACCTCTACTACGTTCATTCTGGTCCACAAAGAGCAGAAGAAACCTGAGCAGGGCGCCGAAGTGCTGAAGTTCTTCGACTGGGCCTACAAGTCAGGCGCGAAACAGGCTAATGACCTGGATTACGCCTCTCTGCCGGACAGCGTGGTTGAGCAGGTTCGCGCTGCCTGGAAGACCAACGTGAAAGACAGCAGCGGTAAAGCGCTGTACTGA
- the pstC gene encoding Phosphate transport system permease protein pstC, producing MAATKPVFNPPGKKGDMIFSALVRLAALIVLLLLGGIIVSLIISSWPSIQKFGFSFLWTKEWDAPNDIYGGLVPIYGTLVTSFIALLIAVPVSFGIALFLTELAPGWLKRPLGIAIELLAAIPSIVYGMWGLFIFAPLFATYFQEPVGNVLSTIPFIGSLFSGPAFGIGILAAGVILAIMIIPYIAAVMRDVFEQTPVMMKESAYGIGCTTWEVIWRIVLPFTKNGVIGGIMLGLGRALGETMAVTFIIGNTYQLDSPSLYMPGNSITSALANEFAEAESGLHVAALMELGLILFVITFIVLAISRLMIMRLAKNEGAR from the coding sequence ATGGCTGCTACCAAGCCGGTATTTAACCCCCCCGGTAAAAAGGGCGATATGATTTTCAGCGCGCTGGTTCGTCTGGCTGCGCTGATTGTGCTATTGCTGCTGGGCGGCATTATCGTCTCCCTTATCATCTCCTCCTGGCCAAGCATCCAGAAATTTGGTTTTTCCTTCCTCTGGACCAAAGAGTGGGATGCCCCTAACGATATCTACGGCGGGCTGGTGCCGATTTACGGCACGCTGGTCACCTCGTTTATCGCGCTGTTGATCGCGGTTCCCGTAAGCTTTGGCATCGCGCTGTTCCTGACGGAGCTGGCTCCGGGCTGGCTCAAACGTCCGCTTGGCATCGCCATTGAGCTGCTGGCGGCTATCCCAAGCATCGTCTATGGCATGTGGGGCCTGTTTATTTTCGCCCCGTTGTTTGCAACCTATTTTCAGGAGCCGGTGGGCAACGTGCTCTCCACGATCCCGTTTATCGGCTCGCTCTTCTCGGGCCCGGCGTTCGGCATCGGCATTCTGGCGGCGGGCGTCATTCTCGCCATCATGATAATCCCTTACATTGCCGCCGTGATGCGTGATGTGTTCGAACAAACCCCGGTGATGATGAAAGAGTCCGCCTACGGCATCGGCTGCACCACCTGGGAAGTTATCTGGCGCATCGTCCTGCCGTTCACCAAAAATGGGGTGATCGGCGGCATCATGCTCGGCCTTGGCCGTGCGCTCGGCGAAACCATGGCGGTGACGTTTATCATCGGCAACACCTACCAGCTCGACAGCCCGTCGCTCTATATGCCGGGCAACAGCATCACCTCGGCGCTCGCCAACGAATTCGCCGAAGCGGAATCCGGGCTACATGTGGCGGCGCTGATGGAGCTGGGCCTGATCCTCTTTGTGATCACCTTTATCGTGCTGGCTATCTCCAGGCTGATGATTATGCGTCTGGCGAAAAACGAGGGGGCGCGCTAA
- the pstA gene encoding Phosphate transport system permease protein pstA: MQNTTQLAESRRKMQAKRRMKNRIALTLSMATMAFGLFWLIWILISTVSRGFDGMSLALFTEMTPPPNTAGGGLANALAGSGLLILWATVIGTPLGIMAGIYLAEYGRKSFLAEVIRFINDILLSAPSIVVGLFVYTIVVAQMEHFSGWAGVIALALLQVPIVIRTTENMLKLVPDSLREAAYALGTPKWKMISAITLKASVSGILTGVLLAVARIAGETAPLLFTALSNQFWSTDMMQPIANLPVTIFKFAMSPFAEWQQLAWAGVLIITLCVLLLNILARVLFAKGKQG; the protein is encoded by the coding sequence CTGCAAAACACCACTCAGCTTGCCGAATCGCGTCGTAAAATGCAGGCGAAGCGGCGTATGAAAAACCGCATCGCCCTCACGCTCTCTATGGCGACGATGGCGTTCGGCCTGTTCTGGCTTATCTGGATCTTAATCTCCACGGTATCGCGCGGGTTTGACGGAATGTCGCTGGCGCTGTTTACCGAAATGACGCCGCCGCCGAATACCGCGGGCGGCGGGCTGGCGAACGCGCTGGCGGGCAGCGGGCTGCTTATCCTGTGGGCGACGGTTATCGGTACGCCGCTTGGCATCATGGCGGGTATCTATCTGGCGGAATATGGCCGCAAGTCGTTTCTCGCGGAAGTTATTCGCTTTATTAACGACATTCTGCTTTCGGCGCCGTCTATCGTGGTCGGGCTGTTCGTCTACACCATCGTCGTGGCGCAGATGGAGCACTTCTCTGGCTGGGCGGGCGTGATTGCGCTGGCGCTGCTGCAGGTGCCGATTGTTATCCGCACCACCGAGAACATGCTCAAGCTGGTGCCGGACAGCCTGCGTGAAGCGGCCTACGCGCTCGGCACGCCAAAGTGGAAGATGATCTCCGCCATTACGCTTAAAGCCTCCGTGTCGGGCATCCTGACCGGCGTGCTGCTGGCGGTCGCGCGTATCGCGGGCGAAACCGCGCCGCTGCTCTTTACCGCGCTCTCTAATCAGTTCTGGAGCACGGACATGATGCAGCCTATCGCCAACCTGCCGGTGACGATTTTCAAATTCGCCATGAGCCCGTTCGCCGAATGGCAACAGCTGGCCTGGGCAGGCGTGCTGATTATCACCCTTTGCGTACTGCTGCTGAACATCCTGGCGCGCGTACTGTTCGCCAAAGGTAAACAAGGTTAA
- the pstB gene encoding Phosphate import ATP-binding protein pstB, producing MSMVNTTPGKLQVRDLNFYYGKFHALKNISLDIAKNEVTAFIGPSGCGKSTLLRTFNKMYELYPEQRAEGEILLDGENILNHSQDIALLRAKVGMVFQKPTPFPMSIYDNIAFGVRLFEKLSRADMDERVQWALTKAALWNETKDKLHQSGYSLSGGQQQRLCIARGIAIRPEVLLLDEPCSALDPISTGRIEELITELKQDYTVVIVTHNMQQAARCSDHTAFMYLGELIEYSNTDDLFTKPKMKQTEDYITGRYG from the coding sequence ATGAGTATGGTTAACACGACCCCGGGCAAGCTTCAGGTTCGCGATTTGAACTTTTACTACGGGAAATTCCATGCCCTGAAAAACATCAGCCTGGATATCGCCAAAAACGAAGTGACGGCGTTTATCGGCCCGTCTGGCTGCGGTAAATCCACGCTGCTGCGTACGTTCAACAAAATGTATGAACTCTACCCGGAGCAGCGCGCGGAAGGCGAAATCCTGCTGGATGGCGAGAACATTCTGAACCACTCCCAGGATATCGCGCTGCTGCGCGCGAAAGTGGGCATGGTGTTCCAGAAGCCGACGCCGTTCCCGATGTCGATTTACGACAACATCGCGTTTGGCGTGCGTCTGTTTGAGAAACTCTCCCGCGCCGACATGGACGAGCGCGTGCAGTGGGCGTTGACCAAGGCCGCATTATGGAACGAAACCAAGGATAAACTGCACCAGAGCGGATACTCTCTGTCCGGTGGTCAGCAGCAGCGTCTGTGCATTGCCCGCGGCATCGCTATCCGTCCGGAAGTGCTGCTGCTGGACGAGCCATGCTCGGCGCTGGATCCCATCTCCACTGGCCGTATCGAAGAGCTCATCACCGAGCTGAAGCAGGATTACACCGTAGTTATCGTGACGCACAACATGCAGCAGGCGGCGCGCTGTTCCGATCACACGGCGTTTATGTACCTTGGCGAGCTGATCGAGTACAGCAACACCGACGATCTCTTCACCAAGCCGAAAATGAAACAAACCGAAGACTACATTACCGGTCGTTACGGTTGA
- the phoU gene encoding Phosphate transport system protein phoU — protein sequence MDNLNLNKHISGQFNAELEYIRTQVMTMGGLVEQQLSDAITAMHNQDSELAKRVIDGDKKVNMMEVAIDEACVRIIAKRQPTASDLRLVMAIIKTIAELERIGDVADKICRTALEKFSHQHQPLLVSLESLGRHTVQMLHDVLDAFARMDLDEAVRIYREDKKVDQEYEGIVRQLMTYMMEDSRTIPSVLTALFCARSIERIGDRCQNICEYIFYFVKGQDFRHVGGDELDKLLAGKDPKE from the coding sequence ATGGATAATCTGAATCTGAATAAACATATTTCCGGTCAGTTCAATGCTGAGCTGGAATACATTCGCACCCAGGTGATGACCATGGGCGGGCTGGTAGAGCAGCAGCTCTCCGATGCGATCACCGCCATGCACAACCAGGACAGCGAGCTGGCCAAACGCGTTATCGACGGCGACAAAAAGGTCAACATGATGGAAGTGGCGATTGATGAGGCCTGTGTGCGCATCATCGCCAAACGCCAGCCGACCGCGAGCGATCTGCGTCTGGTGATGGCCATCATTAAAACCATCGCGGAGCTGGAGCGCATCGGCGACGTGGCGGATAAAATCTGCCGTACCGCGCTGGAAAAATTCTCCCACCAGCATCAGCCGCTGCTGGTGAGCCTGGAGTCGCTTGGCCGCCATACTGTGCAGATGCTGCATGACGTGCTGGACGCCTTTGCGCGTATGGATCTCGACGAAGCGGTACGTATCTATCGCGAAGATAAAAAAGTCGACCAGGAATATGAAGGCATTGTGCGTCAGCTGATGACCTACATGATGGAAGACTCCCGCACGATCCCGAGCGTGCTGACCGCCCTGTTCTGCGCCCGATCCATCGAGCGCATCGGCGACCGCTGCCAGAATATCTGCGAATACATTTTCTATTTCGTGAAAGGCCAGGATTTCCGCCACGTAGGCGGCGACGAGCTGGATAAACTGCTCGCCGGTAAAGATCCGAAAGAATAA
- the yieL gene encoding Uncharacterized protein yieL, with amino-acid sequence MKLPSRTALALAALIGCASLPVFSAPLPATPDLSVPVSHYITQVNPDKSITFRLFAPNAQRVAVVLGATADSQVSHEMRKEENGVWSWKSAPMAPELHEYFFDIDGFRSIDTGNPYVKPQRQPNTSLILVPGSIIDDRAVPHGDLRTLTYHSGALKSERRVYVWTPPGYSRESEPLPVLYFYHGFGDTGLSAVTQGRIPQMMDNLLAEGKIKPMLVVIPDTETDIANAVPENFPPAERRKDFYPINARAADKELMNDIIPLIGQRFNVRQDAQGRALAGLSQGGYQALVSGMTHLQSFGWLASLSGVTTATVPNDDVTKQLSRTDEVNSQLRNFTLVVGEKDSVTGRDIAGLKTELERDGVKFDYHVYPGLGHEMAVWRPAYAEWVQKLF; translated from the coding sequence GTGAAATTACCTTCCCGTACCGCTCTCGCCCTCGCCGCCCTGATTGGCTGCGCCAGTTTACCTGTCTTCAGCGCGCCGCTGCCGGCAACGCCCGATCTGTCTGTTCCGGTCAGTCATTACATCACGCAGGTCAACCCGGATAAATCCATCACCTTCCGCCTGTTCGCGCCCAATGCGCAGCGTGTGGCGGTAGTGCTCGGCGCGACGGCGGACAGCCAGGTATCGCATGAGATGCGCAAAGAGGAGAACGGCGTCTGGAGCTGGAAAAGCGCGCCGATGGCGCCGGAACTGCACGAATATTTCTTTGATATCGACGGGTTTCGCTCCATCGATACCGGCAACCCGTATGTGAAACCGCAGCGCCAGCCGAATACCTCGCTGATTCTGGTGCCGGGCAGCATTATTGATGACCGGGCGGTGCCGCACGGCGACCTGCGCACGCTGACGTACCACTCCGGCGCGCTGAAATCGGAGCGGCGGGTGTATGTCTGGACGCCGCCGGGCTACAGCCGCGAAAGTGAGCCGCTGCCGGTGCTCTACTTCTATCACGGCTTTGGCGATACTGGTCTTTCCGCCGTTACTCAGGGCCGGATCCCGCAGATGATGGATAACCTGCTGGCGGAGGGCAAAATCAAACCGATGCTGGTGGTTATCCCGGATACCGAAACGGATATCGCCAATGCGGTGCCGGAAAACTTCCCGCCCGCTGAGCGACGCAAAGATTTCTACCCGATTAACGCCCGCGCGGCGGATAAAGAGCTGATGAACGATATCATTCCGCTGATCGGGCAGCGATTTAATGTGCGTCAGGATGCGCAAGGGCGCGCGCTGGCGGGGTTATCGCAGGGCGGCTACCAGGCGCTGGTGTCCGGCATGACGCATCTGCAAAGCTTCGGCTGGTTGGCGTCACTGAGCGGCGTGACTACCGCCACGGTGCCGAATGACGACGTGACGAAACAGCTCTCCCGCACGGATGAGGTAAACAGCCAGTTGCGGAACTTTACGCTGGTGGTGGGCGAGAAAGACAGCGTGACGGGCCGCGATATCGCCGGGCTGAAAACCGAGCTTGAGCGCGACGGCGTAAAATTTGATTATCACGTTTACCCGGGACTGGGCCATGAGATGGCCGTATGGCGTCCGGCCTATGCCGAGTGGGTGCAGAAGCTCTTCTGA
- the yieH gene encoding Phosphatase yieH: protein MVQLATTGNGMSRIEAVFFDCDGTLVDSEVICSRAYVHMFARAGITLELEEVFKRFKGVKLYEIIDTINAEYGVQLEKAELEPVYRAEVARLFDAELEEIPGAAALLEKVTVPMCIVSNGPVSKMQQSLGKTGMLRYFTDKLFSGYDIQRWKPDPALMHFAADAMQVAVDRCILVDDSAAGAKAGIAAGMQVFYFCADPHNPPLEHPNVTVFTDLAQLPALWRARGWDVTR from the coding sequence ATCGTTCAACTTGCAACAACAGGAAACGGCATGTCCCGAATTGAAGCGGTATTTTTCGACTGCGACGGTACGCTGGTGGATAGCGAAGTTATCTGCTCCCGCGCTTATGTGCACATGTTCGCCCGGGCGGGCATCACCCTTGAGCTGGAAGAGGTGTTTAAGCGCTTTAAGGGCGTAAAGCTTTACGAAATCATTGATACCATCAATGCCGAATATGGCGTGCAGCTGGAGAAAGCCGAACTCGAACCGGTGTATCGCGCGGAAGTGGCGCGCCTTTTTGACGCAGAGCTGGAAGAGATCCCGGGTGCCGCAGCGCTGCTTGAGAAAGTGACGGTGCCGATGTGTATCGTCTCAAACGGCCCGGTGAGCAAAATGCAGCAGTCGCTCGGTAAAACCGGCATGTTGCGCTATTTCACTGACAAACTGTTCAGCGGCTACGATATTCAGCGCTGGAAGCCCGATCCGGCGTTGATGCATTTCGCCGCCGATGCCATGCAGGTGGCGGTGGATCGCTGCATTCTGGTGGATGATTCCGCAGCGGGCGCAAAAGCAGGCATCGCCGCCGGGATGCAGGTGTTTTACTTCTGCGCCGATCCGCATAACCCGCCGCTGGAGCACCCGAATGTGACGGTGTTTACCGATTTGGCGCAATTGCCTGCGCTGTGGCGGGCGCGCGGCTGGGATGTGACGCGATAA
- the yieG gene encoding Putative permease yieG gives MSQQPTSQAEGQGLLERVFKLRAHGTTARTEVIAGVTTFLTMVYIVFVNPQILGAAGMDTSAVFVTTCLIAAFGSILMGLLANLPVALAPAMGLNAFFAFVVVGAMGLSWQVGMGAIFWGAVGLLLLTIFRVRYWMIANIPVSLRIGITSGIGLFIGMMGLKNAGVIVANPETLVTIGNLTSHTTLLGVLGFFIIAILASRNIHAAVLVSIVVTTLLGLAFGDVHFNGVVSEPPSVMTVLGHVDLAGSLDIGLAGVIFSFMLVNLFDSSGTLIGVTDKAGLADESGKFPRMKQALYVDSISSVAGSFIGTSSVTAYIESSSGVSIGGRTGLTAVVVGLLFLLVIFLSPLAGMVPPYAAAGALIYVGVLMTSSLSRVKWDDLTEAVPAFITAVMMPFSFSITEGIALGFISYCVMKIFTGRLRDLNACVLVVALLFLLKIVFIDAH, from the coding sequence ATGAGCCAACAACCGACGTCCCAGGCCGAAGGGCAGGGATTGCTTGAGCGCGTGTTTAAGTTACGCGCGCACGGCACTACGGCCCGCACCGAGGTCATTGCCGGGGTAACCACCTTCCTGACGATGGTGTATATCGTTTTTGTAAACCCGCAGATCCTCGGCGCGGCTGGCATGGATACCAGCGCAGTATTTGTCACCACCTGTCTTATCGCCGCGTTCGGCAGCATTCTGATGGGCCTGCTGGCAAACCTGCCGGTCGCGCTGGCGCCCGCGATGGGCCTGAACGCCTTCTTCGCGTTTGTGGTCGTTGGCGCGATGGGGCTCTCGTGGCAGGTAGGCATGGGCGCGATTTTCTGGGGCGCTGTGGGTCTGCTGCTGCTGACTATTTTCCGCGTGCGTTACTGGATGATCGCTAACATTCCGGTGAGCCTGCGTATCGGCATCACCAGTGGCATCGGTCTGTTTATCGGCATGATGGGGCTTAAAAACGCGGGCGTTATCGTCGCGAACCCGGAGACGCTGGTGACTATCGGCAATCTCACCTCCCACACCACGCTGCTTGGCGTACTGGGCTTCTTTATCATCGCGATTCTCGCCTCCCGCAACATTCACGCGGCGGTGCTCGTCTCCATCGTCGTGACCACGCTGCTGGGCCTGGCGTTTGGCGATGTGCATTTCAACGGCGTGGTATCAGAGCCGCCGAGCGTGATGACGGTGCTGGGCCATGTCGATCTCGCGGGTTCGCTGGATATCGGCCTCGCCGGCGTGATTTTCTCGTTTATGCTGGTCAACCTGTTCGACTCCTCCGGTACGCTGATTGGCGTGACCGATAAAGCCGGGCTGGCGGATGAAAGTGGCAAATTCCCGCGCATGAAGCAGGCGCTGTATGTGGACAGCATCTCCTCTGTAGCGGGCTCGTTTATCGGAACGTCCTCTGTGACCGCCTATATCGAATCTTCGTCCGGCGTCTCTATTGGCGGACGCACCGGCCTTACCGCCGTGGTGGTCGGTCTGCTGTTCCTGCTGGTGATTTTCCTCTCGCCGCTTGCGGGTATGGTGCCGCCTTATGCTGCCGCCGGTGCGCTGATTTACGTCGGCGTGCTGATGACGTCCAGTCTGTCGCGCGTGAAGTGGGACGACCTGACCGAAGCCGTGCCGGCGTTTATCACCGCCGTCATGATGCCGTTTAGCTTCTCGATCACCGAAGGCATCGCGCTGGGCTTTATCTCTTACTGCGTGATGAAGATTTTCACCGGTCGCCTGCGCGATCTGAACGCCTGCGTGCTGGTTGTGGCGCTGCTGTTCCTGCTGAAAATCGTCTTTATCGACGCGCATTAA
- the yieF gene encoding Uncharacterized protein yieF encodes MLEVSMSDTLKVVTLIGSLRKGSFNAMVARTLPKLAPAGMTVAELPSIRDIPIYDADIQQEEGFPQTVEAIAAQIREADGVVIVTPEYNYSVPGGLKNAIDWLSRLPDQPLAGKPVLIQTSSMGAIGGARCQYHLRQILVFLDAMVMNKPEFMGGAIQNKVDTQTGEVVDQSTLDHLTGQLTAFAEYIRRVSR; translated from the coding sequence ATCCTGGAGGTTTCTATGTCTGATACGCTAAAAGTAGTGACGCTGATTGGCAGCCTGCGCAAAGGCTCCTTTAACGCGATGGTGGCCCGCACGCTGCCGAAACTGGCGCCCGCCGGTATGACGGTCGCTGAACTGCCTTCCATTCGCGATATCCCGATTTATGACGCCGATATTCAGCAGGAAGAAGGCTTTCCGCAAACGGTGGAAGCGATAGCCGCGCAGATCCGCGAGGCGGACGGCGTGGTGATTGTAACGCCGGAGTATAACTATTCGGTGCCAGGCGGGCTGAAGAACGCTATTGACTGGCTGTCGCGTCTGCCCGACCAGCCGCTCGCAGGCAAGCCGGTGCTTATCCAGACCAGCTCAATGGGCGCCATCGGCGGCGCGCGCTGCCAGTATCATCTGCGCCAGATTCTGGTGTTTCTCGATGCGATGGTGATGAACAAACCGGAGTTTATGGGCGGGGCGATTCAGAACAAAGTCGATACGCAGACCGGCGAGGTGGTGGATCAGAGTACGCTGGATCACCTGACCGGCCAGCTGACCGCGTTTGCAGAGTACATCAGGCGGGTGAGCCGCTGA